A stretch of DNA from Desulfosarcina ovata subsp. ovata:
GTGCCATGGGAAACCGGAAAACCAGGAACCGTATAGCGCCCTTTTGTCAACCAGTGATTCCAAAATATATCGTCGATTTCGATCCCGATTTTGATTTCGATTTCGATTTCGATTTCGATAAACCTGAGTTACATGCGATTGCCTGGAAAACCCACTGACGGACCCAGGCCGCTGGGGATCAACGCCTGCCGTTCAAAAATCAAAACCACATAAATACATATATAATACAATCAGATAGAATATAATCACAAAGAAGGGACAATACGGGTTCAAAATCTTGAACTTTTCCCAAACTTAATTTTTTAATTTTTATTTCAGTATGTTAATCAAGTTGATGACTTTTTGAGGTTCATGATCTTGAACTTTTTCAACCGGAAACACGGCGCTACTATACGGTCCAGTGAATGCCCGCCGCCGCCACAAATTTATTATTAACCTTGATTTCAATATGTTTTAACAAATTCAGCGTTTCTTCAATCCAGCCGCCCATTATTGGCAAGCCAATTGCTTTTGTAGATTGTCAACCTAATAATTTTCATCTTTTCTCCTCCTTAGCGGTTAACCGGCGTCATCCCGGTTAACCGTTTTTTTTGCCGCAGCACTGACGCATAACTATTTAAACCCACTGATACCAGCGAGATAGACAGACATCAAAAAAAGTTTGTCTCAAAATAGCTATAGACAAGCGATCGGGCTTTTGGTAGAGGTAGCATAGGATGTTTGTAAGCACGCATCCTAGTCGTGACGCTACACTTGAAAAGGAGGTCGCTTTGATAGTCCAGTGTGGACGGCAGATTGAGAGTGAGGAGCTTGCGCAAATTCGCGAAACCGTTGAGACATTTTGGCGGTTGAGTCAGTGGGAGTTGGCCCAAACGGTATGTGAGCATTTGGGCTGGCACACCGCTTCCGGCGGCAATAAAGTGGACGCCTGCCTGAAGTTGCTCAAGCGTTTGGAAGCGCAAGGGCGCATACGATTGCCCGCTAAACGCGATAGCGGCCGCAAAAGCGGCAAGCAGCCGATAGCATCCCATCGGATCCAGCCTCAAGAGCCAGTCGTGGGCAAGCTTTCGGATATCGGGCCGATCCGGCTCAGGGTCGTACAAGGCAAAGCAGATAAGGCGCTTTTTAATGAATACCTGAGCCGTTACCACTACTTGGGGGACAAGAAGCCATTTGGATGTTATTTGCGCTATTTTGTCGAAGGCGCAGGCACGCTATTGGGGTGTATGCTGTTTTCAGGAGCGGCCAAAGCGCTAATCAAGAGAGATCAATGGATCGGCTGGAGCACCAACGAGCGACTGCGGAACCTGGGATTTGTTGTCAACAATGGGCGGTATTTGATTTTTCCGTGGGTAAAGGTCAGGTACTTGGCAAGCTGCGCATTGGGCAAGGCGATCAGGGAGTTGGGGCGGCACTGGCAGGAGCGCTGGGGCTATCGGCCGGTTTTGCTGGAAACCTTTGTCGATCCGCACTATTTCGATGGGACGTGCTACCGGGCGGCCAATTTTAGGTATCTTGGCATGACCCGCGGAATGGGGCTTATTCGACAGGGTCAAAGCTACGCCACCAGTCCGAAAAAGATCTTTGTTTATCCGCTGGCGGATAATTTTCGGCAAGTGTTATGTTCAGGGGAGGGCTGACGGATGAAAAAAACCAGCCGCAGACCCAGTCGTGAGCAGATCAAAGCCCAAATCAAACAGCGCAAACATGCACAGAAAAAATTGCGTCAGGATGAAAAGGCCAAGGGCTTTAAGGCGCCATCACATGCCACGATTTCAAACGGCAAGTGTAAATACGAAAGCATTGAGCAGGAGTACACTGCCCGCAATGAGGCGGTTGCCGAGAAAATAGGGATCTTTCGGGCCAAGATGCCTGTGCTGCTTAAGCAACTGTCCAAAATCGAGGACCCGAGAAATCCTAAAAAGATCAAGCACAATCTGTCGACCCTGATGATCTATGGGATACTGATGTTTGTTTTTCAGATGAGCTCTAGTCGCGAGGCCAACCGGGAGATGTCCCGGCCGCTGTTTTGGCAGAATCTGCAGTTTTTCTTCCCAGAGCTTGAAAGTTTGCCCCATCATGACACGCTCAAACGGTTACTGGCGGTGATCGACGTCAATCAAATCGAACAGTTGCATCTTGAGTTGATCCGGCAATTGATCCGGAAAAAGAAATTTCGGCGCTATTTGATTGACGAGTGCTATCCGATCGCGATCGATGGCACCGGCAAATTTAAGCGTGACTGGATTTGGGCCGAGGAGTGTTTGCAGCGCACCGTTACGCAAGCGGATGGGGAGCACCTTCAATACCATGTCTATATTTTAGAGGCCAATCTGGCGTTTCGCGATGGCATGACTATTCCGTTGATGAGTGAAATGTTAAGCTACACCGAAGGCGACACCGCCAATGATAAACAGGACTGCGAGCTTAAAGCCTTTTACCGATTGGCCCAACGCCTGAAGTCGGCCTTTCCGGCGCTGAAAATCATGGTGTTAATCGATGGGCTTTACGCCAAGGGTCCCGTGGTAGAGGTTTGCCGCAAAAATAAATGGCAGTTCATGATCGTCCTGAAAGACAAATCCCTTCCCAGCGTGATGAGTGAATTTGAAGCGCTTGCGGCACTTGAGATAAAAAATCGTTTCCGCCAGGGATGGGGCAACAGAAAACAGGTGTTCAAATGGGTAAACAGTATCGACTATCGGTTTGGTCCGAACGATAAAAAAAGCCAAATCCTGCACGTCGTCGAATGCCAAGAGCGCTGGCAACAGGTTAACCCGCAAACCGGGCAATTGGAGGACAAAAGCAGCCGACACGTGTGGCTGTCCAGCAAACCGTTGAACCGGTTTAATCTTCACGAACGGTGCAATCTGGGCGCACGCGCGCGCTGGGGCATCGAAACCGGTATCCTGGTTGAAAAACATCATGGATATCGCTATGAGCACTGCTTTTCGTATAACTGGAATGTCATGAAGGGATATCACTATTTAATGCGTCTGGGCCATATGTTCAACGTTTTGGCTCGCTATTCGGAACGGCTGGCCAAGGTCGTCAAAGATACCGGCGTGCGAGGCCTTATTCGCTTTATTCGCGAGACCATAGCCAACCCCTGGTTGGATTATGAATGGCTGGAAATTCGTCTGGCCGCCCCTTTTCAGCTTCGGTTGGTGTAGCAGTAGCCGTACCAAAACAAAGCGAAACAGCCTCTCAAGCCTGGAAGAGATGGGAGTCCACGGTCAGACATAATTGAGATTATGTCATGACAATTGTCTGAGGAGCAAATCTTGGTCATAAAAGTGTGAAGACGTTAGCCGGGTGATGAAAAGTGGGGCCCTAATCGTGACCAACCCCTGATTCTTTTTATTCATGCGTCAGAGCTGAGGCGAGTGGATCAGCATTGACGGCACCGCCGGCGTGGTCTATGAAGGCCAGCTGGCCACCATGGTACCGGATATCAAGGATCCCTGGCTGATCAAACTGCTTGGCTGGGCCGATTCGTTCCGCACCCTGGGGGTCTGGGCCAATGCCGACTATCCCCGCGACGCCCGGCGGGCGGTGGAGTACGGTGCCCAGGGAATCGGCCTGTGCCGTTCCGAGCACATGTTTTTCGAGACCGACCGGCTGCCCTACTTCCAGAAAATGATCATGGCCGACTACCCGGTGGAACGTCGCGAGGCCCTGGCGGCCCTGCTGCCCTTCCAGCGGGAAGACTTCGCCGGACTCTTCCGGGTGATGGATGGGCGACCGGTGATCATCCGCCTGATCGATCCGCCCCTGCACGAGTTCCTGCCCGACCTGGTGGAGCTGGTGGCCGAGCTGGCCGACCTGAAAATCCAGCTCAAACATGCCCCGGACATGGCGGCCATTGATGCCCTGTTGAGCGACATCCGCCAGAAGGAGCAGCTGCGCAAACGGGCCCTGAGTCTGCGCGAGGCCAATCCCATGCTGGGGCTGCGCGGCGTGCGCCTGGGAATCTATATTCCCGAATTGACCAGCATGCAGGTGCGGGCCATCTTCGAAGCGGCCTGCAT
This window harbors:
- a CDS encoding Druantia anti-phage system protein DruA, translated to MIVQCGRQIESEELAQIRETVETFWRLSQWELAQTVCEHLGWHTASGGNKVDACLKLLKRLEAQGRIRLPAKRDSGRKSGKQPIASHRIQPQEPVVGKLSDIGPIRLRVVQGKADKALFNEYLSRYHYLGDKKPFGCYLRYFVEGAGTLLGCMLFSGAAKALIKRDQWIGWSTNERLRNLGFVVNNGRYLIFPWVKVRYLASCALGKAIRELGRHWQERWGYRPVLLETFVDPHYFDGTCYRAANFRYLGMTRGMGLIRQGQSYATSPKKIFVYPLADNFRQVLCSGEG
- a CDS encoding transposase family protein, with product MKKTSRRPSREQIKAQIKQRKHAQKKLRQDEKAKGFKAPSHATISNGKCKYESIEQEYTARNEAVAEKIGIFRAKMPVLLKQLSKIEDPRNPKKIKHNLSTLMIYGILMFVFQMSSSREANREMSRPLFWQNLQFFFPELESLPHHDTLKRLLAVIDVNQIEQLHLELIRQLIRKKKFRRYLIDECYPIAIDGTGKFKRDWIWAEECLQRTVTQADGEHLQYHVYILEANLAFRDGMTIPLMSEMLSYTEGDTANDKQDCELKAFYRLAQRLKSAFPALKIMVLIDGLYAKGPVVEVCRKNKWQFMIVLKDKSLPSVMSEFEALAALEIKNRFRQGWGNRKQVFKWVNSIDYRFGPNDKKSQILHVVECQERWQQVNPQTGQLEDKSSRHVWLSSKPLNRFNLHERCNLGARARWGIETGILVEKHHGYRYEHCFSYNWNVMKGYHYLMRLGHMFNVLARYSERLAKVVKDTGVRGLIRFIRETIANPWLDYEWLEIRLAAPFQLRLV
- a CDS encoding putative PEP-binding protein produces the protein MVYEGQLATMVPDIKDPWLIKLLGWADSFRTLGVWANADYPRDARRAVEYGAQGIGLCRSEHMFFETDRLPYFQKMIMADYPVERREALAALLPFQREDFAGLFRVMDGRPVIIRLIDPPLHEFLPDLVELVAELADLKIQLKHAPDMAAIDALLSDIRQKEQLRKRALSLREANPMLGLRGVRLGIYIPELTSMQVRAIFEAACMVVKEGIDVHPEVMIPLTSHVNELIRQRTVLEAEARTVMAEQGVTIGYKFGTMIELPRAALTADRIAEHAEFFSFGTNDLTQTTFGISRDDAEAGFLIEYMEGGILPANPFATLDRDGVGQLIDMAVRKGRASKPDLECGICGEHGGDPQSIALCHQLGLTYVSCSPFRVPIARLAAAHAALQETGRPHDG